In Synechococcus sp. CB0101, a genomic segment contains:
- a CDS encoding cytochrome c oxidase subunit II translates to MRIPPAILTLLTGMALVLSGLWIGQNVNLLPADASANAPVYDELFKVLFSIGAILFIGVVGLILYSLVKFRRRAGETGDGAAIEGNLPLEIVWTAIPAVVVLFVGIYSYDIYDRMGGMTPLNDHSMHGMQHSDERTWGGISPVALEGDGAIAPLPVDVTAMQFAFIFHYPDSDITSGELHVPVGQPVALQMKALDVIHAFWVPQFRLKQDVIPGQPTLLSFTPTRAGQYPIVCAELCGPYHGGMRSTVVVEEPESFAAWVAKNSPNPPAESPAAVQS, encoded by the coding sequence ATGCGGATCCCTCCCGCCATCCTCACCCTGCTCACCGGAATGGCTCTGGTGCTGTCTGGGCTATGGATTGGCCAGAACGTGAACCTGCTGCCGGCAGACGCCAGCGCCAACGCACCGGTTTACGACGAACTCTTTAAGGTTTTATTCAGCATTGGCGCGATCCTGTTCATCGGGGTCGTGGGGCTAATTCTTTACAGCCTGGTCAAATTTCGTCGCCGGGCCGGTGAAACCGGAGATGGCGCGGCCATCGAAGGCAATTTGCCCCTGGAGATTGTCTGGACCGCCATACCGGCAGTGGTGGTGCTGTTTGTGGGGATCTACAGCTACGACATTTACGACCGCATGGGCGGGATGACCCCGCTCAATGATCACAGCATGCATGGCATGCAGCACAGCGACGAGCGCACCTGGGGAGGGATCAGCCCGGTAGCCCTGGAGGGAGATGGGGCGATCGCTCCGCTGCCGGTGGATGTGACCGCCATGCAATTTGCCTTCATCTTTCACTACCCCGACTCCGATATCACCAGCGGAGAACTGCATGTCCCTGTGGGGCAGCCCGTCGCCCTGCAGATGAAAGCTCTCGACGTGATCCATGCCTTCTGGGTGCCGCAGTTTCGCCTCAAACAAGACGTGATCCCTGGCCAACCGACCCTGCTGAGCTTTACGCCCACCCGAGCGGGCCAATACCCGATCGTGTGCGCTGAGCTCTGCGGGCCGTATCACGGCGGCATGCGCTCCACGGTGGTGGTGGAAGAACCGGAGAGCTTTGCCGCCTGGGTGGCGAAGAACAGCCCCAATCCCCCTGCTGAGTCCCCCGCCGCGGTGCAGTCATGA
- a CDS encoding riboflavin synthase yields the protein MFTGLVQAVGQLQRCSGGVELRVSAEAGLDPSALALGDSVAVDGVCLTVTERSAHGFKADVSEETLARTTLAAKADRRGWVNLEPALRLADRLGGHLVSGHVDGLGRVVAVEQQPASWRLVLRWSNPAYGRYVCEKASVAVDGISLTVADCSADGADFWIAVIPHTWSSTTLQQLRVGDVVNLEADLLAKYTERLLRWHQQGDANAASAPAITAGWLAEHGWS from the coding sequence ATGTTCACAGGGCTGGTGCAGGCCGTGGGGCAGCTGCAGCGTTGCAGTGGCGGCGTGGAGCTGCGGGTCTCGGCCGAAGCCGGGCTCGATCCCAGCGCCCTGGCCCTCGGCGACAGCGTGGCGGTGGATGGCGTCTGCCTCACGGTGACCGAGCGTTCAGCCCATGGCTTCAAGGCCGATGTGAGCGAGGAAACCCTGGCCCGCACCACCCTCGCCGCCAAGGCCGATCGGCGCGGTTGGGTGAATCTCGAACCGGCCCTGCGCCTGGCGGATCGGCTTGGCGGGCATCTGGTGAGCGGCCACGTGGATGGCTTGGGTCGCGTGGTGGCGGTGGAACAGCAACCGGCTTCCTGGCGGCTGGTGCTGCGCTGGAGCAACCCCGCCTACGGCCGCTACGTGTGTGAGAAGGCCAGCGTGGCGGTGGATGGCATCAGCCTCACCGTGGCCGATTGCAGCGCCGATGGGGCGGACTTTTGGATTGCCGTGATTCCCCACACCTGGAGCTCCACCACGCTGCAGCAGTTGCGGGTGGGGGATGTGGTGAATCTGGAGGCCGACCTCCTGGCGAAGTACACCGAACGGCTGCTGCGTTGGCATCAGCAGGGCGATGCCAACGCCGCCTCGGCACCCGCGATCACCGCTGGCTGGCTGGCTGAACACGGCTGGAGCTGA
- the ctaD gene encoding cytochrome c oxidase subunit I yields MTLSLNPSPSLQPQGWLRYLSFSTDHKVIGLQYLVCGFLFYLIGGALAGAIRTELLTPISDFLPRETYNEVLTLHGTVMIFLWIVPVVNGAFGNYLIPFYVGARDMAFPRLNAVAFWLIPPAGILLISSYFITGAAQSGWTAYPPLSITTPATGQIIWILSVLLLGGSSIFGGINFIATILKLRRPGLGLMQLPMYCWAMLGTSILVVLSTPVLAGTLVLLSFDIIAHTGFFNPALGGNAVVYQHLFWFYSHPAVYIMVLPAFGLVSEILPVHARKPLFGYTTMVYSIMAIVFLGLIVWAHHMFTSGTPPWMRLFFTIATAFIAVPTGIKFFNWLATLWGGKISLNTAMLFCCGFIVNFVFGGITGVALAQVPFDIHVHDTYFVVGHFHYIVYGGTVFVIFASVYHWYPKVTGRLLNEPLGQLHFWLTFIGFNLCFAPQHWLGLNGMPRRVAEYDPQFTLINQFSSAGALLMAISTLPFLINVVMSAFNGAPAGDNPWKALTPEWLTSSPPPVENWHGEPPLVHEPYGYGVAPGELSLEASSGRDLWTLGQGDQR; encoded by the coding sequence ATGACCCTCAGCCTCAACCCCAGCCCCTCGCTGCAGCCCCAGGGCTGGCTGCGCTATCTGAGCTTCAGCACCGATCACAAGGTGATCGGCCTGCAGTATTTGGTCTGCGGCTTTCTCTTCTATCTGATCGGCGGCGCCCTGGCCGGCGCGATCCGCACCGAGCTGCTCACCCCCATCTCCGATTTCCTGCCGCGGGAGACCTACAACGAGGTGCTCACCCTGCACGGCACGGTGATGATCTTCCTGTGGATCGTGCCGGTGGTGAATGGTGCCTTCGGTAACTACCTGATTCCCTTCTATGTGGGAGCCCGTGATATGGCCTTCCCGCGGCTCAATGCCGTGGCGTTCTGGCTGATCCCCCCCGCAGGGATCCTGCTGATCAGTAGCTACTTCATCACCGGCGCCGCCCAATCTGGCTGGACGGCCTATCCACCCCTAAGCATCACCACACCAGCCACGGGCCAGATCATCTGGATCCTGAGTGTGCTGCTGCTGGGGGGCAGTTCCATCTTCGGTGGCATCAATTTCATCGCCACCATCCTCAAGCTGCGTCGCCCGGGCCTGGGCTTGATGCAACTGCCGATGTATTGCTGGGCCATGCTTGGAACGAGCATCCTGGTGGTGCTCTCCACCCCTGTGCTGGCGGGCACCTTGGTGTTACTCAGCTTCGACATCATTGCCCACACCGGCTTCTTCAATCCGGCCCTGGGGGGCAATGCCGTGGTGTATCAACACCTGTTCTGGTTCTACTCCCATCCGGCGGTGTACATCATGGTGCTGCCGGCTTTTGGCCTGGTGAGCGAAATCCTGCCGGTGCATGCCCGCAAGCCACTATTTGGCTACACAACCATGGTGTATTCGATCATGGCAATTGTGTTTTTGGGCTTGATCGTGTGGGCGCACCACATGTTCACCAGTGGCACTCCACCCTGGATGCGCCTGTTTTTCACCATCGCCACCGCCTTCATCGCGGTGCCCACGGGCATCAAATTCTTCAACTGGCTGGCCACTCTCTGGGGCGGAAAGATCAGCCTGAACACAGCGATGCTGTTCTGCTGCGGCTTCATCGTGAACTTCGTGTTCGGCGGCATCACCGGCGTGGCACTGGCCCAGGTGCCCTTCGACATCCACGTGCACGACACCTACTTCGTGGTGGGACATTTCCACTACATCGTCTACGGCGGCACGGTGTTTGTGATCTTTGCCTCCGTCTACCACTGGTATCCGAAGGTCACCGGCCGGCTGCTGAACGAACCCCTGGGGCAACTGCACTTCTGGCTCACCTTCATCGGTTTCAACCTCTGCTTTGCACCGCAGCACTGGCTCGGCCTCAACGGCATGCCTCGCCGGGTGGCCGAATACGACCCCCAGTTCACCCTGATCAATCAGTTCAGCAGCGCCGGCGCCCTGCTGATGGCGATCAGCACCCTGCCTTTCCTGATCAATGTGGTGATGAGCGCTTTCAACGGTGCTCCCGCCGGCGACAACCCCTGGAAGGCCCTCACCCCTGAGTGGCTCACCAGCTCACCGCCACCCGTGGAGAACTGGCATGGGGAGCCGCCACTGGTGCATGAGCCCTATGGCTATGGCGTGGCGCCCGGTGAACTGAGCCTGGAGGCCAGCAGTGGCCGAGATCTGTGGACCCTTGGCCAAGGAGATCAGCGATGA
- a CDS encoding AbrB family transcriptional regulator yields the protein MLEGKALLDKARALSNRPEDQIARACGYVGPSGRLLKKSFYRALVEAKGYKLPSHASSGGGGGGTRGRQAEFRTRVHGNGNLLIGHAYTRRMGLEPGQEFKIEIHQETGSIWLLPMDDSNPGEEDQAG from the coding sequence ATGCTGGAAGGGAAGGCCCTGCTCGATAAGGCTCGGGCGCTGAGCAATCGCCCGGAAGATCAGATCGCCAGAGCCTGCGGCTATGTGGGCCCCAGCGGCCGCTTACTGAAGAAGAGCTTCTACCGCGCGCTGGTGGAAGCGAAGGGCTACAAGCTGCCCAGCCACGCCAGCTCAGGAGGCGGTGGTGGCGGCACCCGCGGCCGCCAAGCTGAATTCCGCACGCGGGTGCATGGCAACGGCAACCTGCTGATCGGCCACGCCTACACCCGCCGGATGGGTCTGGAGCCGGGCCAGGAATTCAAGATCGAAATCCACCAGGAAACCGGCTCCATCTGGTTGCTGCCCATGGACGACAGCAACCCAGGAGAGGAGGATCAGGCCGGCTGA
- a CDS encoding aldo/keto reductase, translating into MRATGSAEQMAAVLTAALAAGMNHVETAPAYGMAERYLGLALRDLKERDPATHADLVITSKLLPGLSLEEGQQQLQALLERLGLTQLHNLAVHGLNRPEHLSWALEGAGAELLRWAQEEGLVGQVGFSSHGSNALIEQALASGHFSFCSLHVHLFDQTRLAIAKEALQAGIGVLAISPADKGGRLYAPSAELLADCAPFHPLELAYRFLLEAGISTLSLGAEQPEDLALAERLSGATPWLSDAHQSALARLAAAGQTRLGAEACGQCRACLPCPSEVPIPELLRLRNLAVGHGMGAFAQERYNLIGRAGHWWEERNASACQRCGDCLPRCPHQLPIPDLLADTHQRLAAAPRRRLWG; encoded by the coding sequence ATGCGGGCCACCGGCAGTGCCGAGCAGATGGCAGCGGTGCTCACAGCAGCCCTGGCGGCCGGGATGAACCACGTGGAAACGGCTCCGGCCTACGGCATGGCCGAGCGCTACCTGGGGCTGGCACTGCGCGACCTGAAGGAGCGCGATCCAGCCACCCACGCCGATCTGGTGATCACCAGCAAACTGCTGCCGGGCCTCAGCCTGGAGGAAGGCCAGCAGCAGCTGCAGGCCTTGCTGGAGCGGCTGGGGTTAACCCAGCTCCACAACCTGGCGGTGCATGGCCTCAACCGGCCGGAGCACCTGAGCTGGGCCCTCGAGGGCGCCGGCGCTGAGCTGCTCCGCTGGGCGCAGGAGGAAGGGCTGGTGGGGCAGGTGGGCTTCTCCAGCCACGGCAGCAACGCCTTGATCGAGCAGGCGCTGGCGAGTGGGCACTTCAGCTTCTGCAGCCTGCATGTGCACCTGTTCGATCAAACCCGGCTGGCCATCGCGAAAGAGGCCCTGCAGGCCGGGATCGGAGTGCTGGCCATCTCCCCGGCTGACAAAGGCGGACGGCTGTATGCCCCCTCAGCGGAGCTCCTGGCGGATTGCGCTCCGTTCCACCCCCTGGAGCTGGCCTATCGCTTTCTGCTGGAGGCCGGCATCTCCACCCTCAGCCTCGGCGCTGAACAGCCGGAGGATCTGGCCCTCGCCGAGCGACTGAGCGGTGCAACGCCCTGGCTCAGCGATGCCCATCAGAGCGCCCTGGCCCGGCTGGCGGCAGCCGGCCAGACGCGCCTGGGCGCCGAGGCCTGCGGGCAATGCCGAGCCTGCCTGCCCTGCCCCAGCGAGGTGCCGATTCCCGAGCTGCTGCGCCTGCGCAACCTGGCCGTTGGCCACGGCATGGGTGCCTTCGCGCAGGAGCGCTACAACCTGATCGGCCGTGCTGGCCATTGGTGGGAGGAGCGCAATGCCAGCGCCTGCCAGCGCTGCGGCGATTGCCTGCCCCGCTGCCCCCACCAGCTCCCGATTCCCGATCTGCTGGCCGACACCCATCAGCGACTAGCGGCGGCGCCGCGGCGGCGGCTCTGGGGCTGA
- a CDS encoding bifunctional nuclease family protein — MVEMRVAGIALDAASRSPIVLLRDPSGRRQVPIWIDQAQAQNIMAGLKDQPPARPLSHDLMAKLLEAGGLELQRVIIHTIEDSTFRAVLKLSGSDGQSHELDARPSDAIALAVRTGSGIWMLEEVVADASIPVDAEADAEDAADFRRFLDGISPAELVRNIRQAQSDSDAEQGGDEEAPGGEPTPS, encoded by the coding sequence ATGGTTGAGATGCGAGTGGCCGGCATCGCCCTCGACGCCGCCAGCCGCAGCCCGATCGTGCTGCTGCGTGATCCCTCTGGCCGCCGCCAGGTGCCGATCTGGATCGACCAGGCCCAAGCGCAAAACATCATGGCTGGGCTGAAAGATCAGCCCCCCGCCCGGCCCCTCAGCCACGATCTGATGGCCAAGCTGCTGGAGGCGGGCGGCCTGGAGCTGCAGCGGGTGATCATCCACACCATTGAAGACAGCACCTTCCGGGCGGTGCTCAAGCTCAGCGGCAGTGATGGCCAAAGCCACGAGCTCGATGCCCGGCCCAGTGATGCCATCGCCCTGGCCGTGCGCACCGGCAGCGGCATCTGGATGCTGGAGGAGGTGGTGGCCGATGCCTCCATACCGGTGGATGCCGAAGCGGATGCGGAGGATGCCGCCGATTTCCGTCGCTTCCTCGATGGGATCAGCCCCGCCGAACTGGTGCGCAACATCCGCCAGGCCCAGAGCGACAGCGACGCGGAACAGGGCGGCGATGAGGAGGCCCCCGGCGGTGAACCCACCCCCAGTTGA
- a CDS encoding ABC transporter ATP-binding protein, with amino-acid sequence MPEAVIELQDVSKRYGKGDRAVVALDGLNLNVPAGSLFGLLGPNGAGKTTTLRILATLLAPCSGSVRVAGVNALENPRAVRERLGYVAQEVALDKILSGRELLQLQGDLYHLARADRDQRIAELIDLLAMGDWIDRRSGTYSGGMRRRLDLASGLLHRPQLLVLDEPTVGLDIESRAAIWQVLRQLRDQGTTVLLSSHYLEEVDALADQLAIIEGGRVIAAGQPSELKAALGGDRVTLRVREFSDEPEALHVQQLLQRCPGVRQVVVNRAQGYSLNLVVEHDGVVEQLRRQLAEAQLPVFALAQSRPSLDDVYLQATGRTLMDAELAVAGSRDPKAERKQSMR; translated from the coding sequence ATGCCGGAAGCGGTGATCGAGCTCCAGGATGTGAGCAAGCGCTATGGCAAGGGTGATCGCGCCGTTGTGGCGCTCGATGGCCTCAACCTGAACGTGCCTGCCGGCAGCTTGTTTGGCCTGCTTGGCCCCAATGGCGCGGGTAAAACCACAACCTTGCGGATCCTGGCCACCCTGCTGGCCCCCTGCAGCGGCAGCGTGCGGGTGGCCGGCGTGAATGCCCTGGAGAATCCCCGCGCTGTGCGCGAGCGCCTCGGCTACGTGGCCCAGGAAGTGGCGCTCGACAAAATCCTCAGCGGCCGCGAGCTGCTCCAGCTTCAGGGCGACCTGTATCACCTGGCCAGAGCCGACCGGGATCAGCGCATTGCCGAGTTGATCGATCTGCTCGCCATGGGCGACTGGATTGATCGCCGCAGCGGCACCTACTCCGGCGGCATGCGCCGCCGCCTCGACCTGGCCTCCGGCCTGCTGCATCGCCCCCAATTGCTGGTGCTCGATGAACCCACCGTGGGACTGGATATCGAAAGCCGCGCCGCCATTTGGCAGGTGCTGCGGCAGCTCCGGGATCAAGGCACCACGGTGCTGCTGAGCAGCCACTACCTCGAGGAGGTGGATGCCCTGGCCGATCAGCTCGCGATCATCGAAGGGGGCCGGGTGATTGCCGCGGGCCAGCCTTCCGAGCTCAAGGCCGCTCTTGGCGGTGATCGGGTCACCTTGCGGGTGCGGGAATTCAGTGATGAACCCGAGGCACTCCACGTGCAACAGCTTTTGCAACGCTGCCCCGGCGTGCGCCAGGTGGTGGTGAACCGCGCGCAGGGGTATTCGCTCAACCTGGTGGTGGAGCACGACGGCGTGGTGGAGCAGTTGCGCCGCCAGCTTGCCGAGGCCCAGCTGCCCGTGTTTGCCCTGGCCCAGAGCCGCCCCAGCCTGGATGATGTGTACCTGCAGGCCACCGGTCGCACCTTGATGGATGCGGAGCTGGCGGTGGCGGGCAGCCGTGATCCCAAGGCTGAGCGCAAGCAGTCGATGCGCTAA
- a CDS encoding HdeD family acid-resistance protein, whose translation MASDRPELDLSSLRSFTIAEGILLLVLGVLALLFPVIASAWVTVIVALAFLVGGIFGWINSLNRSRRLSRWHCFWRLVVSTLFLVTGAWIIQQFSAGIVPAAAQVAALAFAIGIVFLVEGVVAAIVALSHRDMAGWGWGLANGIVTFILGVIIVTMKAGGLLSVLGILVGISFLFSGIDLLVFSAAFHGPNDRGGPAQPA comes from the coding sequence ATGGCTTCCGACAGACCGGAACTCGATCTGAGTTCCCTGCGCAGTTTCACCATCGCCGAGGGCATCCTGCTGCTGGTGCTCGGCGTCCTGGCGCTGCTGTTCCCCGTGATCGCCTCCGCCTGGGTCACCGTGATCGTGGCCCTGGCCTTTCTGGTGGGTGGCATCTTCGGCTGGATCAACAGCCTGAACCGGTCACGCCGCCTGAGCCGCTGGCATTGCTTCTGGCGCCTGGTGGTTTCCACCTTGTTCCTGGTTACCGGTGCCTGGATCATTCAGCAGTTCAGCGCCGGCATCGTGCCAGCGGCGGCTCAGGTGGCGGCGCTGGCGTTTGCCATCGGCATCGTGTTCCTGGTGGAAGGTGTGGTGGCCGCGATCGTGGCCCTCTCTCACCGCGACATGGCCGGCTGGGGTTGGGGTCTGGCCAACGGCATCGTGACGTTCATCCTCGGCGTGATCATCGTCACGATGAAAGCCGGCGGTTTGCTGAGCGTGCTTGGAATCCTGGTAGGGATCAGCTTCCTGTTCAGCGGCATTGATCTGCTGGTGTTCAGCGCCGCCTTCCACGGTCCCAACGACCGTGGTGGCCCGGCTCAGCCGGCCTGA
- the cobT gene encoding nicotinate mononucleotide-dependent phosphoribosyltransferase CobT — MTLQRLSGDPLQAERWCAQVAAAARDTRVLLLLAGTDTAAVPGISAAGATPESRRLTAAADAELLLLGPGQPRPHALPPLPAGVSPALISRVVVEQLALEPLVVDAGAAVPPAVPHLQLGHRPARCLSTGAAIEQQRVLALIALGRRWGGQLAQRRRPLLLAECVPGGTSTAQAVLEGLGVPAAGLVSGSLREPAHALKAQLVAKGLAAAQLPNPAAAEQVLAAVGDPMQPLAAGLLLEAAMAGLPVLLAGGSQMAAVLAVALALAEPAQRSLVAAHSAIATTAWVAGEPGSDLVRLLKQIHARWGHAPLAFAASLRFIHCASPQLLAFEQGYVKEGVGAGGLAALWELSGRSPEALAAACDQACSQLI; from the coding sequence TTGACGCTCCAGCGCCTCAGCGGTGATCCCCTGCAGGCGGAGCGATGGTGTGCCCAGGTGGCCGCCGCTGCCCGCGATACCCGGGTGTTGCTGCTGCTGGCCGGCACTGACACCGCCGCCGTGCCCGGTATCTCGGCCGCTGGTGCCACACCGGAGAGTCGCCGGCTCACGGCCGCAGCCGATGCGGAGTTGCTCTTGCTAGGGCCGGGCCAACCTCGCCCTCACGCCCTTCCGCCTCTGCCGGCGGGGGTGAGCCCGGCGCTGATCTCCCGGGTGGTGGTGGAGCAGCTGGCGCTGGAGCCACTGGTGGTGGATGCGGGGGCAGCGGTGCCGCCGGCGGTGCCCCATCTGCAGCTGGGCCATCGCCCGGCCCGTTGCCTCAGCACAGGAGCGGCGATCGAACAGCAGCGGGTGCTCGCGCTGATCGCCCTCGGCCGGCGCTGGGGAGGGCAGCTGGCCCAGCGCCGGCGGCCTTTGCTGCTGGCGGAATGCGTTCCCGGGGGCACCAGCACGGCCCAGGCGGTGCTCGAGGGCCTGGGGGTGCCCGCCGCTGGGTTGGTGAGCGGCAGCCTGCGGGAGCCCGCCCATGCCCTCAAGGCGCAGCTGGTGGCCAAGGGGTTGGCCGCGGCGCAGCTCCCCAATCCGGCGGCGGCGGAGCAGGTGCTGGCAGCGGTGGGGGATCCGATGCAACCCCTGGCGGCTGGGCTACTGCTCGAGGCGGCCATGGCCGGCTTGCCGGTGTTGTTGGCCGGTGGCAGCCAAATGGCTGCGGTGCTGGCGGTGGCGCTTGCCCTGGCTGAGCCCGCCCAGCGCTCGTTGGTTGCAGCGCACAGCGCGATCGCCACCACCGCCTGGGTGGCGGGGGAACCCGGCAGTGATCTGGTGCGGTTGTTGAAGCAGATCCACGCCCGTTGGGGGCATGCGCCGCTCGCCTTTGCGGCCTCCCTGCGCTTCATCCACTGCGCCTCTCCTCAGCTGCTGGCGTTTGAGCAGGGGTATGTGAAAGAAGGCGTGGGCGCGGGTGGTTTGGCGGCCCTATGGGAGCTCAGCGGCCGCAGCCCGGAGGCCTTGGCCGCCGCCTGCGATCAGGCCTGCAGCCAACTGATCTGA
- a CDS encoding heme o synthase: MVSAPAASTGLSREQAVPSRARIKLPPWLEVAKPRLIPLLLATTLGGMALSEGWPLPPLRLACTLGGGALAAAAAGVLNCLWEQELDGRMQRTSSRALPSGRLSMGTAFAIAVALALTAATLLVGGVNCLAASLALLGLCSYVLLYTVLLKPRTSQNIVIGGVAGAIPPLVGAAAATGHLGLGSWWLFALVMVWTPAHFWALALLLREDYRAVGIPMLPVVKGTAVTARGISFYAALTVLLSLFGVWALPSGGLLYGLLLLPFNARLIQMAWRLHQDPDDVQRARGLFRWSILYLFGICLLLLMARLPSGAVFSAQGWDLLALAGSGKPGFTLAAVLAG, from the coding sequence GTGGTTAGTGCTCCTGCCGCTTCAACGGGTCTGAGCCGAGAACAGGCGGTGCCTTCAAGGGCGCGGATCAAACTGCCGCCCTGGCTGGAGGTGGCTAAGCCCCGTTTGATTCCGCTGCTGCTGGCCACCACCCTCGGCGGCATGGCCCTGTCCGAAGGGTGGCCCCTGCCGCCGTTGCGCCTGGCCTGCACTCTGGGCGGTGGTGCCTTGGCGGCGGCTGCCGCTGGTGTTCTCAACTGCCTCTGGGAGCAAGAGCTCGATGGCCGCATGCAGCGCACCAGCTCCCGGGCGCTGCCCTCCGGCCGCCTGTCGATGGGCACGGCCTTTGCCATCGCGGTGGCGCTAGCCCTCACGGCAGCCACCCTGTTGGTGGGTGGTGTGAATTGCCTGGCAGCGAGCTTGGCGCTGCTCGGGCTGTGCAGCTACGTGCTGCTCTACACCGTGCTGCTCAAGCCCCGCACCTCCCAGAACATCGTGATCGGCGGGGTGGCCGGGGCGATCCCGCCGCTGGTGGGGGCCGCAGCGGCCACCGGTCATCTCGGCCTGGGCAGCTGGTGGTTGTTTGCGCTGGTGATGGTGTGGACCCCGGCCCATTTCTGGGCCCTGGCCCTCCTGCTGCGCGAGGACTACCGCGCCGTGGGGATTCCGATGCTGCCGGTGGTGAAGGGCACCGCCGTCACGGCCCGTGGCATCAGCTTCTACGCCGCGCTCACGGTGCTGCTCAGCCTGTTCGGGGTTTGGGCGCTGCCCAGTGGTGGCCTCCTCTATGGCCTGCTGCTCCTGCCCTTTAATGCTCGCCTGATTCAGATGGCCTGGCGCCTGCATCAAGACCCCGACGATGTGCAGCGCGCCCGCGGCTTGTTCCGTTGGTCGATTCTTTATCTCTTCGGCATCTGCCTGCTGTTGCTGATGGCGCGGCTGCCGTCCGGTGCTGTGTTCAGTGCCCAGGGTTGGGATTTGCTGGCACTGGCTGGGTCCGGCAAGCCAGGTTTCACCCTGGCGGCGGTTTTGGCGGGCTGA
- a CDS encoding cytochrome c oxidase subunit 3, giving the protein MTSLQSDSVAQEANATDHGHTDGHADHRIFGLATFLVADGMTFAGFFAAYLTFRAVNPLPSGHNYELELLLPTINTLLLLVSSFTFHRAGAALRRGNHPLCQRWLLLTAALGFSFLAGQMKEYFALPFGLTDNLFASTFYAITGFHGLHVTLGGLMILIVWWQSREGGRITIENQFPLEAAELYWHFVDGIWVILYGLLYLL; this is encoded by the coding sequence ATGACGAGCCTTCAGAGCGACAGCGTTGCGCAAGAGGCCAACGCAACCGACCACGGCCATACCGACGGACACGCTGACCACCGCATCTTTGGCCTGGCCACCTTCCTGGTGGCCGATGGCATGACGTTCGCCGGCTTTTTCGCGGCGTACCTCACCTTCCGGGCGGTGAACCCACTGCCTTCCGGGCACAACTACGAGCTGGAGCTGCTGCTGCCCACCATCAACACACTGCTGCTACTGGTGAGCAGCTTCACCTTCCATCGGGCCGGGGCAGCGCTGCGGCGAGGCAACCACCCGCTCTGTCAGCGCTGGCTGCTGCTCACCGCTGCACTGGGCTTCAGCTTCCTGGCGGGCCAAATGAAGGAGTACTTCGCGCTGCCCTTCGGGCTCACCGACAACCTGTTCGCCAGCACCTTCTATGCGATCACTGGCTTCCACGGTCTGCACGTCACCCTCGGCGGCCTGATGATCCTGATCGTGTGGTGGCAAAGCCGCGAAGGCGGCCGGATCACGATCGAGAACCAGTTCCCGCTGGAGGCTGCCGAGCTCTATTGGCACTTTGTGGATGGCATCTGGGTGATCCTCTACGGCCTGCTGTATCTGCTCTGA
- a CDS encoding heme A synthase, with translation MTAITFSPPIGRRRALAALNVHLLAALIALVGIGGATRVMEAGLACPDWPLCYGSLLPGRQMNLQVFLEWFHRLDAFVVGVGLLVQASLSAWWRHELPRAVPWLSGAALLLVAVQGGLGALTVTLLLPFSVVTAHLITALLLVALLSACTQVLLEPSTSPMAPVQSRGAVYRLWPALIGVVALLALGQCLLGGLMATQWAAGRCLSSGEGCGWLLAHRLGARPVAVAVLLAAAWALWRRQSERVLAALAAFAVIAQVALGVLSLRLTLAVPAVTVAHQLTAAFLVAVLAAWLSRSLLEPAHLEVSRG, from the coding sequence ATGACGGCCATCACGTTCTCGCCGCCGATCGGTCGCCGTCGTGCTCTCGCGGCGCTCAATGTTCACTTATTGGCGGCGCTGATTGCACTGGTGGGGATTGGTGGGGCGACCCGGGTGATGGAGGCGGGCCTGGCCTGTCCCGACTGGCCTCTTTGTTACGGCTCGCTGCTGCCGGGCCGGCAGATGAATCTGCAGGTGTTCCTGGAGTGGTTTCACCGCCTCGACGCTTTTGTGGTCGGGGTTGGTTTGCTGGTGCAGGCATCCCTCAGCGCCTGGTGGCGGCATGAGTTGCCGCGGGCGGTGCCGTGGCTCTCAGGAGCAGCCCTGCTGCTGGTGGCCGTTCAAGGCGGCCTTGGCGCCCTCACGGTCACCCTGCTGTTGCCGTTTTCAGTGGTCACGGCTCACCTGATCACAGCTTTGTTGCTGGTGGCGCTGCTGAGCGCCTGCACCCAGGTGTTGTTGGAGCCATCCACCAGCCCCATGGCTCCTGTCCAGAGCCGTGGGGCTGTGTATCGCCTCTGGCCTGCGCTGATCGGTGTGGTCGCGCTGCTGGCCCTGGGCCAGTGCTTGCTGGGCGGGCTGATGGCCACCCAGTGGGCTGCCGGGCGTTGCCTGAGCTCCGGCGAAGGTTGCGGTTGGCTGCTGGCCCATCGTCTGGGTGCCCGGCCAGTGGCTGTGGCGGTCTTGCTGGCTGCTGCTTGGGCGCTTTGGCGCCGCCAGAGCGAACGGGTGCTTGCTGCACTGGCGGCCTTTGCCGTGATCGCGCAGGTGGCGCTTGGGGTGCTGAGCCTGCGCCTCACCCTGGCGGTTCCTGCCGTCACCGTGGCGCACCAATTAACGGCGGCCTTCCTGGTGGCGGTGCTCGCCGCCTGGTTGAGCCGCAGCTTGCTTGAGCCCGCTCATCTGGAGGTGTCTCGTGGTTAG